A genomic segment from Acidobacteriota bacterium encodes:
- a CDS encoding phage tail sheath C-terminal domain-containing protein: protein MPTYLTPGIYVEEVPGGARPIEMVGTSTAAFVGAAPASSARPNEAVAINNWTEFLKVFVQEGDASTPLSQAVFGFFLNGGGRCWVVNVGAGKPVVAAGSERGGLQLLEEVEEISIVSIPGYHDAASYEAALSHCEKLQDRVAILDPPMDPSSIDQLTRVITPDLPPAGGDKGKDDGGSGKTKKGGSAAGLRPRVSDGGFGTFYFPRIAVRDPLAGDLVWVTPSGHLAGIWARTDGTRGVHKAPANEVVRGALDVSYRLTRDEQGVLNQKGVNCIRFFAGEGIRVWGARTLAPSSSEWRYLNVRRLFIMVEESIARSTRWIVFEPNDRSLWKTIQRDISAFLERVWRSGALMGSTPEEAFFVKCDEETNPTEDIDAGIVTTLIGLAPVKPAEFVVFRISQQAPGAAGDG, encoded by the coding sequence ATGCCAACCTACCTGACTCCAGGAATCTATGTCGAAGAGGTCCCCGGCGGTGCCCGGCCGATCGAAATGGTGGGTACGAGCACCGCGGCCTTCGTCGGTGCTGCTCCCGCCTCCTCGGCGCGTCCGAACGAAGCGGTGGCGATCAACAACTGGACGGAGTTCCTGAAGGTCTTTGTCCAGGAAGGGGATGCCAGTACGCCTCTCTCTCAAGCGGTCTTCGGTTTCTTTCTCAATGGGGGTGGTCGCTGCTGGGTGGTCAACGTGGGTGCCGGAAAGCCGGTGGTGGCGGCCGGCAGTGAACGGGGAGGCCTCCAGCTGCTCGAAGAGGTCGAGGAGATCTCGATCGTTTCGATTCCGGGGTACCACGATGCGGCGTCCTATGAGGCGGCCCTTTCTCATTGCGAAAAACTGCAGGATCGGGTGGCGATACTCGATCCTCCGATGGACCCTTCGAGTATCGATCAGTTGACCCGCGTCATCACCCCCGATCTGCCGCCGGCCGGTGGCGACAAGGGCAAGGACGATGGTGGATCTGGGAAAACCAAGAAGGGGGGCAGTGCTGCGGGTCTTCGTCCGCGAGTGAGCGACGGGGGCTTCGGAACCTTTTACTTTCCCCGCATCGCGGTTCGCGATCCCCTGGCCGGGGACCTGGTTTGGGTGACGCCGTCCGGTCATCTCGCCGGTATTTGGGCGCGCACCGATGGTACCCGTGGAGTTCACAAGGCGCCGGCGAACGAGGTCGTTCGCGGTGCCCTCGACGTTTCCTATCGTCTGACGAGGGATGAGCAAGGTGTGCTCAATCAGAAGGGCGTCAACTGCATCCGCTTCTTCGCCGGCGAAGGCATTCGCGTTTGGGGAGCGAGGACTTTGGCCCCCTCGAGTAGCGAGTGGCGGTACCTCAATGTGCGGCGGCTATTCATCATGGTCGAAGAGTCGATCGCCCGCAGCACCCGATGGATCGTTTTCGAGCCCAACGACCGCTCTCTGTGGAAGACGATTCAGCGCGATATCAGTGCTTTTTTGGAAAGGGTTTGGCGCAGCGGTGCCCTGATGGGGAGTACGCCCGAAGAGGCATTCTTCGTCAAGTGTGACGAGGAAACCAACCCGACCGAGGACATCGATGCCGGCATCGTGACCACGTTGATTGGGCTGGCCCCGGTCAAACCTGCCGAATTCGTCGTTTTCCGCATCAGCCAGCAGGCTCCGGGTGCGGCCGGTGACGGGTAA
- a CDS encoding phage tail protein, translated as MAENSKWPDPLRASNFKLNMQGIEGHFVSCEGLGVEMEVLTFREGGQEVKYLPGSVSYSPVTLSYGVTSAAKELWQWMEAVMKDQDARKNVSVLVLQNDGSTEAMRWNLDGAWPCRLKIGPFNAEHSGVHIESLTLAYSRLTLK; from the coding sequence ATGGCCGAGAACTCCAAATGGCCCGATCCACTGCGGGCAAGCAACTTCAAGCTGAACATGCAGGGCATCGAGGGGCATTTCGTGTCTTGCGAAGGACTAGGTGTCGAGATGGAAGTGCTCACCTTTCGCGAGGGCGGGCAGGAGGTCAAGTATCTCCCGGGCTCGGTGAGCTACAGCCCGGTCACCCTTTCCTACGGCGTGACCTCGGCGGCCAAGGAGCTCTGGCAGTGGATGGAGGCGGTGATGAAGGATCAGGACGCGCGTAAAAACGTTTCGGTCTTGGTGCTGCAGAACGACGGCTCGACCGAGGCCATGCGGTGGAATCTCGATGGCGCCTGGCCCTGCCGTCTCAAGATCGGTCCCTTCAATGCAGAGCACAGCGGTGTCCACATCGAGTCCTTGACCCTGGCTTACAGCCGCTTGACCCTGAAGTAG
- a CDS encoding GPW/gp25 family protein: MNDPIGRGWRFVHPDMGLPESSGLCLSNRGGIESVRGKALIRQAIYLLLSTRRGERVMRPGYGCDLDRLIFLPNDATTAGLAIHYTRRALEDWEPRVEILSLDAAPDPEEGSSLEISLAYRVHASGLEDELTFAIDLAGEEG, translated from the coding sequence ATGAATGACCCCATCGGCCGAGGCTGGCGCTTTGTTCATCCCGACATGGGGTTGCCGGAGTCCTCGGGGCTTTGCCTTTCGAATCGCGGCGGCATCGAGTCGGTCCGCGGCAAGGCTCTGATCCGCCAGGCGATTTACCTGCTGCTGTCGACGCGCCGGGGGGAGCGTGTGATGCGACCCGGCTACGGCTGCGATCTCGACCGTCTGATTTTCCTGCCCAACGATGCCACCACCGCGGGGCTAGCGATCCACTACACCCGGCGTGCCCTCGAGGACTGGGAGCCGCGGGTCGAGATTCTCTCCCTCGATGCCGCGCCGGACCCCGAGGAGGGGTCTTCCTTGGAAATTTCTCTGGCCTATCGAGTTCACGCCAGCGGTCTCGAGGACGAGCTCACCTTCGCCATCGACCTGGCAGGCGAGGAGGGGTGA
- a CDS encoding BlaI/MecI/CopY family transcriptional regulator — protein sequence MSRDRPKKPTEAELEILRVLWAEGPSTVRRVHELLSASKPLAYTSVLKTLQIMTDKDLVERDESQRAHVYQARQPAEHTKRQLAGDVLQRVFEGSASDLMMHALAGREVSAGEIAELKRLIDDYQESEE from the coding sequence ATGAGTCGGGATCGCCCCAAAAAGCCCACCGAAGCGGAGCTCGAGATCTTGCGCGTCCTGTGGGCTGAGGGTCCGTCGACGGTGCGGCGGGTCCATGAGCTTCTGAGCGCCTCGAAGCCCCTGGCCTACACCTCGGTCTTGAAGACTTTGCAGATCATGACCGACAAGGACCTGGTCGAGCGCGACGAGAGCCAGCGAGCCCACGTCTACCAGGCCCGACAACCGGCCGAGCACACCAAGCGCCAGCTCGCCGGCGACGTATTGCAAAGGGTCTTCGAAGGCTCGGCGAGCGACTTGATGATGCACGCCCTCGCCGGCCGCGAGGTCTCTGCCGGCGAGATTGCCGAGCTGAAACGCCTGATCGACGACTATCAGGAAAGCGAAGAGTGA
- a CDS encoding putative baseplate assembly protein — MSLKAPNLDDRDFEALMAEAKRRVAQECPDWTDHSPGDPGTVLLELFAHLTEVMIYRINRLPEKVYVELLKLLGVALAAPVSASTTLCFTRASESDRSIEIPQGTRVAAERGGDDGEPVVFVTSRRVILAEGQSEVEVEALHGELIEAELIGHGTGLPAQVVEVRRPPIAAAAGPEQDLVVAVETPSAELDERARAIPHRDKVFRVWQEVDHFANVDAEACVYTVDRAAGTVRFAPSVRGCDEQGLEEIARSLAQLPPAEREIRAWYRRGGGDVGNLAANSLKVMVDPIAGLEVCNPRPATGGRDAESLDNALIRGPQELHGLDRVVKAKDFERLAIRSSGAVARARALTLARMWRHAVAGTVLVVLVPDLPSAIKAEGRISADILIEHQTEDARRHILAALDERRPLGTTCRVQWARYKTVSAVARIVVYREENPLALRQRVLDRLYRTIQPLSSEHVPAGWGFGETLRASHIYDIVLSEPGVKYADGIRLRVDHVPGETRALVADSFQPRTWYASSGSSLLRSVNEGTGWEVVENFGDEVLRDVASHPSRPGLVAVATRPKNARDARLYLSEDCGESWSLMAETAFEVEGIAWLPGRKNPTLLLASDAGLYQVSMERDGPELAEIPVQTGTGERPGFYSVVALVDVHGNVLVAAAAQRTGGVYLSRQGGQGQSFRLIGLQGEDIRRLSIQTDGPNAWLWAAVAAAGNQKGKGCYRWYLTEFSPEGWRAFDAGWTAGSCHDLAFHGTRAVAASHRAGAMRLDTSASEPTWEASVVASSGLPMRDRGRLVPVYAVAVDPEDRWIFAAGPEGVFRSRDGGEQYEALSKQEFDKVTLPETWLFCSGEHEIDVVTEDEADSD; from the coding sequence ATGTCACTCAAGGCACCGAACCTCGACGACCGCGATTTCGAAGCCCTGATGGCGGAGGCCAAACGCCGCGTGGCGCAAGAGTGCCCGGACTGGACGGATCACTCCCCGGGGGACCCGGGAACGGTATTGCTCGAGCTCTTCGCCCATCTCACGGAGGTGATGATCTACCGCATAAACCGCCTGCCCGAAAAGGTCTATGTGGAGCTCCTCAAGCTCCTCGGGGTGGCACTGGCGGCACCGGTCTCGGCGTCGACGACGTTGTGCTTTACGCGCGCCTCCGAATCGGACCGGTCGATCGAGATTCCGCAAGGAACCCGGGTGGCGGCGGAGCGGGGAGGAGACGATGGCGAGCCGGTGGTCTTCGTCACCAGTCGGCGGGTGATCCTGGCGGAAGGTCAGTCGGAGGTCGAGGTGGAGGCGCTTCACGGCGAGCTGATCGAGGCCGAGCTGATCGGCCACGGCACCGGTCTGCCGGCTCAGGTGGTGGAGGTGCGGCGTCCTCCGATCGCGGCGGCGGCCGGTCCCGAGCAGGACTTGGTGGTGGCGGTGGAGACGCCGTCCGCGGAGCTCGACGAACGAGCCCGGGCGATCCCTCACCGCGACAAGGTCTTCCGGGTTTGGCAAGAGGTCGATCACTTCGCCAATGTCGATGCCGAGGCCTGTGTTTACACGGTGGATCGCGCCGCCGGCACGGTGCGCTTCGCTCCCTCCGTTCGCGGCTGCGACGAACAGGGGCTCGAGGAGATCGCCCGCAGCTTGGCGCAGCTGCCGCCGGCGGAGCGCGAGATCCGCGCCTGGTATCGCCGGGGCGGCGGTGATGTCGGCAACCTGGCCGCCAATTCTCTGAAGGTGATGGTCGATCCCATCGCCGGCCTCGAGGTGTGCAATCCCCGGCCCGCCACCGGCGGCCGGGATGCCGAGAGTCTCGACAACGCCCTGATCCGCGGGCCCCAGGAGCTGCATGGCTTGGATCGGGTGGTCAAGGCGAAGGACTTCGAGCGCCTGGCGATTCGCAGCTCGGGAGCGGTGGCCCGAGCCCGGGCCCTGACCCTGGCGCGGATGTGGCGCCACGCGGTGGCCGGGACCGTCTTGGTGGTCCTGGTGCCCGATCTCCCCTCCGCCATCAAGGCCGAGGGACGGATCTCGGCGGACATCCTGATCGAGCATCAGACGGAGGACGCCCGCCGCCACATCCTCGCCGCCCTCGACGAGCGTCGGCCCCTCGGAACCACTTGCCGAGTGCAGTGGGCGCGCTACAAGACGGTCAGCGCCGTGGCTCGAATCGTGGTCTACCGCGAGGAGAATCCCCTGGCCCTGAGGCAGCGGGTGCTCGATCGCCTCTACCGCACGATTCAACCCCTGTCGAGCGAGCACGTGCCGGCGGGTTGGGGCTTCGGAGAAACCCTGCGGGCTTCGCACATCTACGACATCGTGCTCTCGGAGCCGGGGGTCAAATACGCCGATGGTATTCGGCTGCGGGTGGACCACGTCCCCGGCGAGACTCGCGCTCTGGTCGCCGATAGCTTTCAACCGCGCACCTGGTACGCCTCCAGCGGGTCGTCCCTGCTGCGTTCCGTCAACGAAGGCACCGGCTGGGAGGTGGTCGAAAACTTCGGCGACGAGGTCCTTCGGGATGTCGCCTCGCACCCCAGTCGGCCCGGCCTGGTGGCGGTGGCGACGCGGCCGAAGAACGCCCGGGACGCGCGCCTGTATCTGAGCGAGGATTGTGGTGAGTCTTGGAGCCTGATGGCGGAGACGGCCTTCGAGGTCGAAGGCATCGCCTGGCTTCCGGGGCGCAAGAACCCAACCCTGCTGCTGGCCAGCGATGCCGGTCTCTACCAAGTCTCGATGGAGCGGGATGGTCCGGAGCTCGCCGAGATTCCGGTGCAGACCGGCACCGGAGAGCGCCCCGGCTTCTACTCCGTGGTGGCCTTGGTGGATGTTCACGGCAATGTGCTGGTCGCCGCCGCGGCGCAGCGCACCGGCGGGGTCTACCTCAGCCGTCAGGGTGGGCAAGGGCAGTCCTTTCGCCTGATCGGGCTCCAGGGGGAGGACATCCGTCGGCTGTCGATTCAGACCGATGGCCCCAATGCCTGGCTGTGGGCGGCGGTGGCGGCGGCCGGCAACCAGAAAGGCAAAGGCTGCTATCGCTGGTACTTGACCGAGTTCAGTCCCGAGGGCTGGCGCGCCTTCGATGCCGGCTGGACGGCCGGCAGCTGCCACGATCTCGCCTTTCACGGCACGCGGGCGGTGGCCGCCTCCCACCGCGCCGGGGCGATGCGCCTCGACACCAGCGCCTCGGAGCCGACTTGGGAAGCCTCGGTGGTGGCGTCGTCGGGCCTGCCGATGCGCGACCGCGGCCGGCTGGTTCCGGTCTATGCCGTGGCGGTCGATCCGGAGGACCGCTGGATCTTTGCCGCCGGCCCGGAAGGGGTCTTCCGCAGCCGCGACGGCGGGGAGCAGTACGAAGCCCTTTCGAAGCAGGAGTTCGACAAGGTGACGCTGCCCGAAACCTGGTTGTTCTGCTCCGGCGAGCACGAGATCGACGTGGTGACCGAGGATGAAGCGGACAGCGATTGA
- a CDS encoding phage baseplate assembly protein V, whose amino-acid sequence MSLAIEHTPTPRCKLAGRALARDWMGALEAIQVRAALGLPTQCELTFGGAALGTLSRGGWKVGAALAVDLPDSSSPLFRGEVTGIEQHYLANGDRQVRVRAYDALHRLRCRQTLAAHRQLSVVELARELAGGLGLKVESVEKGVRRRLVIQNRGSDLDLLRLHAEAVGLYPAVRDRRLLLLTLEGSGERVDLRRGSELFEARFDVDGSRPRGVVAGFGWDPASGEVVTGRARRGRRGGASPAAGQAGPVAMLDLGVEAAPQIKARAIGELDRAAGRELSLWGVARGDGRLQPGVTVKISGVDSSLEDSYVLTAVVHRHDRQSGFVSELSSYPPKPLTVPSAAAIVPALVTAVDDPDRLGRVKARLPTFGELETDWMRVVSPGLSGNRGLVALPDVGDQVAHALCQGDPARGLVLGGLFDGGSLDPGVEGGRVQRFRIQAGEQYLALDDKKGTVRVENQGGSYLELSSDGLVVHAAGNLRLEAPGKKMILRAARIDMEKG is encoded by the coding sequence GTGAGTCTGGCCATCGAGCACACCCCGACACCGCGCTGCAAGCTGGCCGGAAGGGCCCTGGCGAGGGATTGGATGGGCGCTCTGGAGGCGATCCAGGTGCGAGCCGCCCTCGGACTTCCGACGCAATGCGAGCTGACCTTCGGTGGCGCGGCCTTGGGCACCCTGTCGCGGGGTGGATGGAAGGTCGGGGCGGCTCTCGCGGTCGATCTGCCCGACAGCTCGTCGCCGCTCTTTCGCGGCGAGGTGACGGGGATCGAGCAGCACTACCTCGCCAATGGCGACCGGCAGGTGCGGGTGCGGGCTTACGATGCCCTGCATCGGTTGCGCTGTCGTCAGACCCTCGCGGCTCATCGCCAGCTTTCCGTCGTCGAGCTGGCGCGGGAGTTGGCCGGTGGCCTGGGCCTGAAGGTGGAGTCGGTCGAAAAGGGTGTGCGGCGACGCCTCGTCATTCAGAACCGCGGCAGCGATCTCGATCTGCTGCGGCTGCACGCGGAAGCGGTGGGTCTCTATCCGGCGGTGCGCGATCGCCGTCTCTTGTTGCTCACCCTCGAGGGATCCGGCGAGCGGGTCGACCTGCGCCGCGGCAGTGAGCTCTTCGAGGCTCGCTTCGACGTTGACGGATCGCGACCTCGCGGCGTGGTTGCCGGATTCGGCTGGGATCCGGCGAGCGGAGAAGTGGTGACGGGACGGGCACGCCGCGGGCGGCGGGGTGGAGCCTCTCCCGCTGCCGGCCAGGCGGGACCCGTCGCGATGCTCGACCTGGGGGTCGAAGCGGCGCCTCAGATCAAGGCCCGCGCAATCGGGGAGCTCGATCGCGCCGCCGGCCGCGAGCTTTCCCTGTGGGGGGTGGCGCGGGGCGATGGGCGACTGCAGCCCGGCGTGACGGTCAAGATCTCGGGCGTTGACTCGAGCCTCGAAGACTCCTATGTGCTCACCGCTGTGGTGCATCGCCACGATCGCCAGTCTGGTTTCGTTTCGGAGCTGTCCTCCTATCCCCCGAAACCTCTCACGGTGCCCTCGGCGGCGGCGATCGTGCCGGCCCTGGTGACCGCCGTCGACGATCCCGATCGCCTCGGCCGGGTCAAGGCCCGGTTACCGACCTTCGGCGAGCTCGAGACCGACTGGATGCGAGTCGTTTCGCCTGGCTTGAGCGGTAATCGTGGCCTCGTGGCCTTGCCCGACGTTGGCGATCAGGTGGCCCACGCCCTCTGCCAGGGAGACCCGGCCCGCGGCTTGGTTCTCGGTGGGCTCTTCGACGGCGGCTCCTTGGACCCTGGCGTGGAAGGCGGGCGCGTCCAGCGGTTCCGCATTCAAGCCGGTGAGCAGTACCTCGCGCTGGACGACAAAAAGGGCACCGTTCGGGTCGAGAACCAGGGCGGTAGCTATCTCGAGCTCTCCTCCGATGGTTTGGTGGTCCATGCCGCCGGCAATCTTCGACTCGAGGCGCCGGGCAAGAAGATGATTCTGCGGGCGGCTCGCATCGACATGGAGAAGGGCTAG